Part of the Candidatus Protochlamydia phocaeensis genome, ACAGGACGCCTGCATGGATTAGATCTGCGCTGATCGGTTGATACTCAACCTCCATATTAGCGACCTGGCTGTCTTTTGGAATAGAGAGATGAACAGGACCTGCGGGTTCGGCTAGAAGGCGGATGATGGCATGGCGCAGCAAGTGAGGAAGATTTTTGGGATTATCAATTGAACTGGAATAATGGGTCAATCCTTTCAACGTACTGACATCATCAAGCGTTTGGCTGCTGGCATCTTGAAACATGCCAAGGCCTTCAATGCAAGTTGCTGTCTCCCCGCTAATCAGGAGAAGCGGCGACCCATCTGTTTGCGCAGCTGCAACAGCCGTTACTGTATTGGCAAGGCCAGGCCCGCCAATACAAAGCGCAGCGCCAAATTTTCCACTGGCTCGCGCATACCCATCTGCCATATAAGCTGCTCCCCCTTCTTGGGCAGCTATAATTGGCTTCACAGCTGTTTGTCTTCCAAGCGCAGGCAAAAAAGGATCGACAAGCCCGCCCGGCACCATAAAAAGGTATTCAATTTTTTCTTTTGATAAACAATCGAGAATAAAATCCGTGCCCAACATCTGTTTGCCTTAAAAAATCATTTATACCTGAGCTTGAAGTTTTTTTGCCTGTTGGACTGACGTGAAAGCTCTTGCAGATGAACAAATGACAAGACGGTCCCTATTTTTTAATATTGGCCGTCTTGTCATTTGTTCATCTCCGCGGCTTTGACACAGTCGAAAGAGCAAAAAACTCCAAACTCATGTATTTATGTTCGTTGATTCATGCCTATTTTTATAAAGCAAACACATGATTTTATAAAAATTATTTGAACAGAAATGTAATGGCAAAAGAACTCAATGCGCTTTATTCAAATCCAGGCAAGATTTAAAAGGAGTCAAAGTTCTTGAAAGATATTGGTGCCAAATTCCCCGGGACGCGATTTCCATTCAAAATACTCTATGAGAATTATTTTTCCTTCTTTATTCCTCTCTAGCTGACATGTAGATATGCCGTTATCGAGTTTGCCATCAAGTTGTAGCTGACAATAGCTGAACTCAAGCTGATGGGGGGTAGACAATTTGCCCACTAAAAAGCCTTTGTAAATTTTTCCTCCTTGGTATTCAGCAAATATCATCCCCTCTTGCTGTGAAAAATGAAAAATTGTTTCCTGATTGACCACTCCGTTTTCAGCCGTTTTGATGACATGCATTTTAATTCCGTCCAAATTAATCGGCTCGAGCGGATCGATAGTAAAAACCAATCCGGACGCAAAAAGGAAATGGGTAAAAACAATCGTTATAGTTGTTCTGTAAAGATGGTGGAACATAGCAAGCTCTTGGTGTTTAATTGTTAAAAATAAAAAGTCATAGGCTTGAATGCGAGCTAATTCAACAGTAAAACATGAAAATTATTTTTTAATTTCCTTTAATAATTTGCGGTTTTCATTATAAAAATAAGCAAACAAAACGATAAAGGGAAAGACTAATGGAAGAAGAAGCATACGATGTAGTAGTTTTTGGAAGCGGCGAGGGTGGAAAATATATTGCCTGGAACCTTGCCAAGCAAGGGCAGAAAGTTGCTGTCATTGAGCGGAAATATATTGGCGGCTCCTGTCCAAATATCGCTTGTCTTCCTAGCAAAAATATCATCCATAGCGCCAAAGTCGCTTCCTTATTCTTTAGAAGCCCCGAATTTGGAATTACCAAAGATAATTGCAAAATCAATATGCAAGCTGTACGAGAACGCAAACGGCAGATGGTGAATGGGCTTGTCAACATGCATATTGATCTATTCAAAAAAAATGGAGCCGAACTGATCGTAGGAGAAGGCAAGTTTATCGGGCCTAAAACCATTCAAGTCACCGATGCGCAAGGAAAAGCCCGCCATTTAACCGGCAAAAAGATCATTTTAAGCACAGGTTCGCGCACAGCTATGGAGAACATCCCGGGCTTGAAAGAGGCAAAGCCCCTTACACATATAGAGGCCCTGGAGTTGGACCATATACCCGATCACCTTATTGTAATCGGAGGAGGCTACATTGGTTTAGAACTCGCTCAAGCGATGCGGCGCTTTGGCAGCAAAGTGACAATCATTGAACGCAATGAGCGGCTTGTCCACCGAGAAGACAAGGATGTCTCCGAAGCACTTCAAGATTTATTCAAAGACGAAGGGATTGATTTTATTCCAAACGCCCATGTCGCAAGCGTTGAAGGGATCTCGGGCCAATCTGTAAAAGTCCATCTTGCTCAGTCCAACCGGACTATAGAAGGAACGGATTTGTTAGTTGCAACCGGACGCACGCCAAATACGGCCGGTATTGGTCTTGAACTGACGGAAGTCGAATTGACAGACAAGGGGCATATTAAAGTCAACGAACGCTTGGAAACGACAGCTCCCGATATTTGGGCTGTAGGCGATTGTGCCGGCAGTCCGCATTTTACC contains:
- a CDS encoding dihydrolipoyl dehydrogenase family protein, with product MEEEAYDVVVFGSGEGGKYIAWNLAKQGQKVAVIERKYIGGSCPNIACLPSKNIIHSAKVASLFFRSPEFGITKDNCKINMQAVRERKRQMVNGLVNMHIDLFKKNGAELIVGEGKFIGPKTIQVTDAQGKARHLTGKKIILSTGSRTAMENIPGLKEAKPLTHIEALELDHIPDHLIVIGGGYIGLELAQAMRRFGSKVTIIERNERLVHREDKDVSEALQDLFKDEGIDFIPNAHVASVEGISGQSVKVHLAQSNRTIEGTDLLVATGRTPNTAGIGLELTEVELTDKGHIKVNERLETTAPDIWAVGDCAGSPHFTHIAFDDFRIVLENMNGGNRIKTGRQVPYCMFIDPELARIGLSETEAKAQGIPYRLAKIPMSQVLRTRTLSETRGFMKALIDAKTDKILGFTVFGVGAGEIMASVQIAMLGGLPYTTLRDAIFTHPTLIEGLIPLFSAVPAAEKAHAQALSK